One window of the Actinomyces procaprae genome contains the following:
- a CDS encoding uracil-DNA glycosylase codes for MPDPHPLTGAMFDSPVPPGSGWPDDPADADTPVARDADEVRRLAADVDPAGLDARISVCRACPRLVAWREEVATTGRRAAFAHEPYWGRPAPSFGPVDARIFVVGLAPAANGANRTGRMFTGDGSDWLFSAFHRAGLAALPTSRAAGDGQGLTGLRLGSAVRCAPPANRPTTAEKTTCLPWITRELELLGQVRVVLALGGIAWDTALRVARESGWTVPRPKPRFGHGVRAELARPDGRGVMLLGSYHPSQRNTFTGRLTADMLDAVLEAAKEMAGL; via the coding sequence GTGCCCGACCCGCACCCGCTGACCGGAGCCATGTTCGACTCGCCCGTTCCGCCGGGGAGCGGCTGGCCCGACGACCCCGCCGACGCCGACACGCCCGTGGCCCGCGATGCCGACGAGGTGCGGCGCCTGGCCGCCGACGTTGATCCGGCCGGACTCGATGCGCGCATTAGCGTGTGCCGGGCCTGCCCGCGGCTGGTGGCCTGGCGGGAGGAGGTCGCCACCACCGGGAGGCGTGCCGCCTTCGCCCACGAGCCCTACTGGGGTCGGCCCGCGCCGAGCTTCGGACCCGTGGACGCACGCATATTCGTGGTCGGCCTGGCGCCCGCCGCCAACGGCGCCAACCGCACCGGCCGCATGTTCACCGGCGATGGCTCCGACTGGCTCTTCTCCGCCTTCCATCGCGCCGGCCTGGCGGCGTTGCCGACCTCGCGTGCTGCCGGCGACGGACAGGGGCTGACCGGCTTGCGTCTGGGGTCGGCCGTGCGCTGTGCTCCGCCGGCCAACAGGCCGACCACGGCGGAGAAGACCACCTGCCTGCCGTGGATCACCCGCGAGCTGGAGCTGCTCGGCCAGGTGCGCGTGGTGCTCGCCCTGGGCGGTATTGCCTGGGACACGGCGCTGCGGGTGGCGCGGGAGTCCGGCTGGACGGTGCCGCGTCCCAAGCCGCGCTTCGGCCACGGCGTCCGCGCCGAACTGGCCCGGCCCGACGGGCGGGGAGTGATGCTGCTCGGCAGCTACCACCCCAGTCAGCGCAACACCTTCACCGGGCGGCTCACCGCCGACATGCTCGACGCCGTCCTGGAGGCTGCCAAGGAGATGGCCGGCCTGTAG
- a CDS encoding transcriptional regulator codes for MSPIEMDELIHAPTRLKIMSALVELGENSEITFSRLQDLLEMTPGNMSAHIKRLERAGYLATTKTFTRRGVAQTRIRVTSRGVTAFEDYVRQLQTLIRAPLNAHTHAEQ; via the coding sequence ATGTCTCCCATTGAGATGGATGAGTTGATCCACGCCCCGACGCGGCTGAAGATTATGTCGGCGCTGGTCGAGCTGGGCGAGAACAGCGAGATCACGTTCTCCCGCCTGCAGGACCTTCTTGAAATGACGCCCGGAAACATGTCCGCTCATATTAAGCGCCTTGAGCGAGCAGGCTACCTGGCAACAACCAAGACTTTCACTCGTCGCGGCGTCGCCCAGACACGAATCAGAGTCACCAGCCGGGGCGTCACGGCATTTGAAGACTACGTGCGCCAATTGCAGACCTTGATCAGAGCACCCTTGAACGCTCACACGCACGCGGAGCAGTGA
- a CDS encoding ABC transporter permease, translating to MTTGADHDARINLQSPTRLAWEWTRFELSTWLKEPTAVILNIAYPLIMLMFFFVSPMNIQSDPELALSLIGYLSLVGVLMVCTNFPATGVPEARESDFYLFSRTLPTGPGPRLVGWIAAPIACALISAVGTFIIGVLVTAAQPTPSQSAVILGVALILTLPITTLGLALGFLLSKKTALAVSLTVAFAMILFGGISGMPMPPWVDAVAKLLPTGAAGGITSDYLANRPFNPSNLAVVLAWTTIATAVSVALYRRDEGRNFR from the coding sequence ATGACTACTGGCGCGGACCACGATGCGCGAATCAATCTTCAATCGCCGACGAGACTCGCATGGGAATGGACACGATTTGAGCTATCGACCTGGCTGAAAGAGCCCACCGCCGTAATCCTGAACATAGCATACCCATTGATCATGCTCATGTTCTTCTTCGTCTCCCCGATGAACATTCAGTCAGACCCAGAGCTCGCTCTCTCACTGATCGGATACCTGAGCCTGGTCGGCGTACTAATGGTGTGCACGAACTTCCCTGCCACAGGAGTGCCGGAGGCTCGCGAAAGCGATTTCTATCTATTCTCCCGCACACTGCCCACAGGGCCCGGGCCGCGACTGGTCGGCTGGATCGCCGCACCGATAGCATGCGCGCTGATCAGTGCAGTAGGAACATTCATCATCGGCGTTCTGGTTACCGCCGCCCAGCCCACGCCCAGCCAGTCGGCAGTAATCCTAGGTGTCGCACTAATATTGACCCTCCCAATCACAACACTAGGCCTCGCCCTCGGATTCCTCCTATCGAAGAAGACAGCCCTCGCCGTGAGCCTAACCGTCGCGTTCGCGATGATCCTCTTCGGCGGAATCAGCGGCATGCCGATGCCTCCGTGGGTCGACGCCGTTGCCAAGCTCCTGCCAACAGGCGCAGCCGGAGGGATCACCTCCGACTATCTGGCGAACCGGCCATTCAACCCGAGCAACCTAGCGGTCGTTCTCGCGTGGACTACCATTGCGACCGCCGTCTCGGTAGCGCTATACCGTCGCGACGAGGGGCGGAACTTCAGGTAG
- a CDS encoding ABC transporter ATP-binding protein, whose amino-acid sequence MRLDFDTPVALENVGKRFGQVHALTGLNLQISAGGTVGLLGPNGSGKTTLLSLIAGLRRPSAGEVRLFGADPRNPEARVRLGVTPQGPGIVKNMSVLKLVRFVAEHFADHEAPEELLSDFGLDHLSKKAAGSLSGGQQRLLSVALAFVGRPRLVLLDEPSTGLDVTARRHLWGTIQERASQGVTILLTSHYLEEVQALSDRIVMIREGHVIADDDAASFVQRAATTVIRVTTADDRALRLANIRSARRDGQDVILHVDDASSALQSLADADVRYSDIDIRRPSLEEAFAQLTTGGEVS is encoded by the coding sequence ATGCGGCTCGACTTCGACACACCCGTGGCGCTTGAGAACGTAGGCAAGCGCTTCGGCCAGGTGCACGCACTCACGGGACTCAACCTCCAGATAAGCGCTGGCGGGACCGTGGGCCTGCTCGGACCGAATGGATCGGGCAAGACCACACTTCTCAGCCTGATCGCCGGCCTGCGCCGCCCGAGCGCCGGAGAGGTCAGGCTGTTCGGCGCCGATCCACGCAACCCCGAGGCCAGAGTCCGCCTCGGAGTCACGCCACAAGGCCCCGGAATCGTGAAGAATATGAGCGTCCTCAAACTCGTGCGGTTCGTGGCTGAGCACTTCGCTGACCACGAAGCGCCCGAGGAATTGCTCAGCGACTTTGGCCTGGACCACCTCTCTAAGAAGGCCGCCGGCTCGCTATCCGGAGGGCAACAGCGGCTCCTGTCGGTCGCGCTCGCGTTCGTCGGCAGACCTCGTCTCGTGCTGCTTGACGAGCCGTCAACCGGATTGGACGTCACCGCGCGCAGACACTTGTGGGGCACCATCCAGGAGAGAGCGAGTCAGGGTGTCACGATCTTGCTTACAAGCCATTACCTCGAGGAGGTTCAGGCGCTCTCTGACCGTATCGTCATGATTCGCGAGGGCCACGTCATCGCGGACGACGACGCGGCCTCCTTCGTGCAACGCGCCGCCACCACCGTCATCCGCGTAACGACCGCCGATGACCGCGCACTAAGGCTCGCGAACATCCGCAGCGCACGTAGGGACGGCCAGGACGTCATACTTCACGTTGACGACGCCAGCAGCGCACTCCAGTCGCTCGCCGACGCGGACGTCCGTTACTCGGACATTGATATCCGCAGGCCAAGCCTGGAAGAAGCATTCGCCCAACTAACCACTGGCGGGGAGGTCTCATGA